In Nitratireductor basaltis, the following are encoded in one genomic region:
- a CDS encoding MBL fold metallo-hydrolase: MDFDTRFEPRYGEAVPVAENVLRLTVQNPSAFTFHGTNSYIVGRETLAIIDPGPEDEMHLATLLEAVDGRPVSHIFVSHTHKDHSPLARKLAEETGAVICAEGPHRPARPLHVGEVNPLQESADVDFTPDHALGDGEVITGDGWSIRTLHTPGHAANHSVFALEGTGILFSADHVMAWATSIVAPPDGSMSDFMASLDRLLERDDRVLLPGHGGAVTKPRAFMRGLRTHRRMRERAILQRIMDGDRNIPEIVAAIYRDTDPRLHGAAALSVLAHLEDLVGKNLVSCEGEPAIDTTYLPA; the protein is encoded by the coding sequence ATGGATTTCGACACGCGTTTCGAGCCCCGATACGGCGAGGCCGTGCCCGTTGCCGAAAACGTGCTGCGGCTGACCGTGCAGAATCCATCCGCCTTCACCTTTCACGGCACCAATAGCTATATTGTCGGTCGCGAGACGCTGGCCATCATCGATCCGGGACCGGAAGACGAGATGCATCTGGCAACGCTTCTTGAAGCGGTCGATGGCCGGCCGGTCAGCCACATCTTTGTCAGTCACACCCACAAGGACCATTCCCCGCTGGCGCGCAAGCTTGCCGAGGAGACAGGCGCGGTCATATGCGCGGAAGGTCCCCACCGCCCTGCCCGGCCCTTGCATGTGGGCGAGGTCAATCCGCTGCAGGAAAGTGCCGATGTGGACTTCACGCCCGACCACGCGCTTGGTGACGGCGAGGTCATAACGGGTGATGGTTGGTCGATCCGCACGCTCCACACGCCCGGCCATGCGGCCAATCATTCGGTGTTCGCACTCGAAGGCACCGGCATTCTCTTCTCCGCCGATCACGTCATGGCCTGGGCAACCTCCATTGTCGCACCTCCCGACGGCTCCATGAGCGACTTCATGGCAAGTCTCGACCGGCTTCTGGAGCGCGATGATCGCGTGCTTCTGCCCGGGCATGGCGGTGCAGTGACAAAGCCTCGCGCCTTCATGCGGGGTTTGCGCACGCATCGCCGCATGCGCGAGCGAGCCATCCTGCAGCGCATCATGGACGGTGACCGCAACATTCCCGAGATTGTGGCGGCAATCTACCGGGATACCGATCCGCGCCTGCATGGCGCGGCAGCACTGTCCGTGCTGGCGCATCTTGAAGATCTGGTCGGCAAGAACCTGGTGTCCTGCGAAGGTGAACCGGCGATCGATACCACCTATTTGCCGGCCTGA
- a CDS encoding polysaccharide biosynthesis protein, whose protein sequence is MTMNQMREWIISRPRRTKRLMLVTVDFFSLVFIIWAAFCYRFNQLFIPNFEQMLFMVAGPVIAIPVFVKMGLYRAVLRYLRERALWTIFIAVSISSLIWVSMVFLTLSYGASGIPRTIAVLYWVGGFCAVAGSRFAVKALLRGRSGRGADKTPVLIYGVGDAAVQLADALHNSPDRQVVGFISDDKGMAGMDIMGLRIYPEGNIDDLVANVGIKEVIIASTSAGPRRRRELVAKLGHHGLKIRLLPPLADLAAGRYLVSHIRDIDIDDLLGRSPVPADPELVREAVEGRTILVTGAAGSIGSAVCRAIAQANPRKLVLLEVNELGLYQIEREMRRHGFPVVPVLGTITDAAMLARIFRQHRIQTVYHCAAFKHVSLVEKNVLQGVHNNVFGTLALVQEAHAANVEKFVLISSDKAVRPSSVMGATKRWAELILRHYGRQLEEKAAGGVYSSVRFGNVIGSSGSVVPLFKEQIAAGGPVTLTDDEMTRYFMSVREAAELIIQASTLSSCGDILLLDMGEPVRIRDLARDMVMLAGLTVRDEQNPAGDIEIVTIGMRDGEKLHEELFYDPVGVTPTQHPKILRAKPQNRMSNQVPAMLEALRQALETGDEQVVRDVLFGELQKRRDQQPLTIEAKLQPETANLPRHS, encoded by the coding sequence ATGACGATGAACCAGATGCGTGAGTGGATCATCTCGCGCCCCCGGCGCACCAAGCGGCTCATGCTGGTCACGGTCGACTTCTTCAGCCTAGTATTCATCATCTGGGCTGCTTTCTGCTACCGCTTCAACCAGCTCTTCATTCCCAATTTCGAGCAGATGCTTTTCATGGTCGCGGGTCCGGTCATCGCGATCCCCGTTTTCGTGAAAATGGGCCTTTACCGCGCCGTGCTGCGCTATTTGCGCGAGCGGGCGCTGTGGACGATCTTCATTGCGGTCTCCATTTCGTCGCTCATCTGGGTGAGCATGGTCTTTCTCACCCTTTCCTATGGTGCCAGCGGCATTCCGCGTACCATCGCGGTGCTCTACTGGGTCGGCGGCTTCTGCGCGGTTGCGGGAAGCCGGTTTGCCGTGAAAGCGCTTCTGCGCGGACGCTCGGGTCGTGGTGCGGACAAGACGCCCGTGCTGATCTACGGCGTCGGTGACGCAGCCGTGCAGCTTGCGGATGCGCTGCACAATTCGCCCGACCGGCAGGTCGTCGGCTTCATCAGCGACGACAAGGGCATGGCGGGCATGGATATTATGGGCCTGCGCATCTATCCGGAAGGCAATATCGACGATCTGGTTGCCAATGTCGGCATAAAGGAAGTCATCATCGCCTCCACATCTGCCGGGCCGCGGCGCAGGCGCGAACTGGTTGCCAAGCTTGGTCACCACGGGCTGAAGATAAGGCTGCTTCCTCCGCTCGCCGATCTCGCGGCAGGCCGCTATCTTGTTAGCCATATCCGCGACATCGACATTGACGACCTGCTTGGCCGCTCCCCCGTGCCTGCCGATCCGGAACTGGTGCGCGAGGCCGTCGAGGGGCGCACGATCCTCGTCACGGGTGCTGCCGGCTCGATCGGCTCTGCCGTGTGCCGCGCCATCGCACAGGCCAATCCGCGCAAGCTCGTGCTTCTGGAGGTCAACGAGCTTGGCCTCTACCAGATCGAGCGCGAGATGCGCCGCCACGGCTTTCCCGTGGTTCCGGTTCTGGGCACGATCACCGATGCTGCCATGCTGGCACGCATATTCCGGCAGCATCGCATCCAGACAGTCTATCACTGTGCGGCCTTCAAGCATGTCTCGCTGGTTGAGAAGAATGTCCTGCAGGGCGTGCACAACAATGTCTTCGGCACATTGGCACTGGTGCAGGAGGCTCATGCCGCCAATGTCGAGAAATTCGTTCTGATCTCATCCGACAAGGCCGTTCGTCCGTCCAGCGTGATGGGCGCGACCAAGCGCTGGGCGGAGCTCATCTTGCGCCACTACGGGCGGCAGCTTGAAGAAAAGGCTGCAGGTGGCGTCTATTCCTCCGTACGCTTCGGCAATGTGATCGGTTCCAGCGGCTCGGTCGTCCCGCTCTTCAAGGAGCAGATTGCGGCTGGCGGCCCGGTGACGCTCACCGATGATGAGATGACGCGCTACTTCATGTCGGTGCGCGAGGCGGCAGAACTCATCATCCAGGCCTCCACCCTTTCATCCTGCGGCGACATTCTGCTTCTGGACATGGGCGAGCCGGTGCGTATCCGCGATCTCGCGCGTGACATGGTCATGCTCGCCGGACTTACCGTGCGCGACGAGCAAAACCCGGCAGGGGACATCGAGATCGTCACGATTGGCATGCGTGATGGCGAGAAACTGCATGAGGAACTCTTCTACGATCCCGTCGGCGTGACGCCGACACAACATCCGAAGATCCTGCGCGCCAAGCCGCAGAACCGCATGTCGAACCAGGTACCGGCCATGCTGGAGGCACTGCGCCAAGCGCTGGAAACAGGCGACGAGCAGGTGGTTCGCGATGTGCTGTTCGGCGAATTGCAAAAGCGGCGTGACCAGCAGCCGCTGACCATCGAAGCAAAGTTGCAACCGGAAACGGCCAATCTGCCACGTCATTCCTGA
- a CDS encoding DUF1499 domain-containing protein, with product MVAIIEQRYAPAAYRARGVASFALVLAVSSALAHRYDLVETLPFLWLIAICGLLGLTGLVLAISGFVQMWQHGWRGLGAATLGLFLSVLVLVPYGVSLFNIVTNPQLVDISTDLQDPPEFQAAERLRDADANPVTALDAARAERIAKSYPDITGRRYEFARESVEDVLDELIADRGWKVTARGGDPAVTTIEAVAKSYLLGFDSDVVIRIEDQDNATFVDMRSASRYGSHDMGENAERIRRFLTELDKRLQELTEI from the coding sequence ATGGTCGCCATCATAGAGCAGCGTTATGCGCCTGCAGCCTACCGGGCGAGAGGTGTCGCCTCCTTCGCGCTGGTGCTGGCTGTCTCCTCGGCGCTCGCGCATCGCTATGATCTTGTCGAAACGCTGCCATTTCTGTGGCTGATCGCGATCTGCGGTCTGCTTGGGCTGACCGGTCTCGTGCTTGCCATCAGCGGCTTCGTGCAGATGTGGCAGCATGGATGGCGGGGGCTTGGTGCCGCCACGCTGGGCCTGTTTCTTTCAGTCCTCGTGCTCGTGCCCTACGGCGTTTCGCTTTTCAACATCGTGACGAACCCGCAGCTGGTCGACATCTCGACCGATCTGCAGGACCCGCCGGAATTTCAGGCCGCCGAGCGATTGAGGGATGCTGACGCCAACCCCGTTACGGCGCTTGATGCGGCGCGCGCGGAACGCATCGCAAAATCCTACCCGGACATCACGGGCCGCCGCTACGAATTCGCTCGCGAAAGCGTGGAGGATGTTCTGGATGAACTGATTGCCGATCGCGGCTGGAAGGTCACGGCGCGTGGCGGTGACCCGGCAGTCACGACGATTGAAGCAGTCGCGAAATCCTATTTGCTCGGATTTGATTCCGATGTGGTCATCCGCATCGAGGATCAGGATAACGCGACCTTCGTCGATATGCGTTCAGCATCACGCTATGGCAGCCATGACATGGGCGAAAACGCCGAGCGGATCCGTCGCTTTCTGACCGAGCTCGACAAGCGGCTTCAGGAACTGACGGAAATCTGA
- a CDS encoding phosphomannomutase/phosphoglucomutase: MSAPFKAYDVRGQIPSQINVPFAYRFAQAVKASLDPQRVVVGHDMRVDSPALAQALMQGLMDSGVDVLPVGRCGTEEVYFHTAHSGADAGLMVTASHNPPDYNGIKMVLKGAAAATPENAFNAIEKLVRSDDALPQVTDHADRGAFHDHCNREDYIARLLQEVTSRQLKPLKIVTHAGNGCAGPIIDLLERHLPFTFIKVDHEPDPKLPNGVPNPLLPEKRQKASQAVLDHGADLGIAWDGDFDRCFLYDHKGRFVEGYYLVGMIAKHMLEKEPGSTILYDPRLTWNTIDIVESNGGVAKPCRTGHAYFKQMMREENAIYGGEMSAHHYFRDFSYCDSGMLAWLDVVSELSASGARLADVLEERIAAYPCSGELNFTVDDAKAVQERVAEHFQSANPEVESIDGLGMVFDDWRFNLRASNTEPLLRLNVETRGDKALLEKKVEELRGLIQA, translated from the coding sequence CACGACATGCGCGTCGACAGCCCTGCACTGGCACAAGCATTGATGCAGGGATTGATGGATAGCGGCGTCGACGTGTTGCCGGTGGGTCGCTGCGGCACTGAAGAAGTCTATTTCCACACCGCGCATTCCGGAGCCGATGCCGGTCTGATGGTGACGGCCAGCCACAACCCGCCGGATTACAACGGCATCAAGATGGTGCTTAAGGGTGCCGCGGCTGCCACACCGGAAAACGCCTTCAACGCGATCGAGAAACTGGTGCGTTCAGATGATGCGCTCCCGCAGGTTACCGACCACGCGGACCGCGGAGCCTTCCACGACCACTGCAACCGCGAGGACTATATTGCGCGGCTTCTTCAGGAAGTGACATCCAGGCAGCTCAAGCCACTCAAGATCGTCACCCATGCCGGCAATGGTTGCGCGGGGCCGATCATCGATCTTTTGGAGCGTCACCTGCCCTTCACCTTCATCAAGGTGGACCATGAGCCGGACCCGAAGCTGCCGAATGGCGTGCCAAATCCGCTGTTGCCTGAGAAGCGCCAGAAGGCGAGCCAGGCCGTTCTCGACCACGGCGCGGATCTCGGCATTGCCTGGGACGGCGATTTCGACCGCTGCTTCCTCTATGACCACAAGGGCCGCTTCGTCGAAGGCTATTATCTGGTGGGCATGATCGCCAAGCACATGCTTGAGAAGGAGCCGGGCAGCACGATACTTTACGATCCGCGCCTGACCTGGAACACGATCGACATCGTGGAAAGCAATGGCGGCGTGGCCAAGCCCTGCCGCACGGGCCACGCCTATTTCAAGCAGATGATGCGCGAGGAAAACGCCATCTATGGCGGCGAGATGAGCGCGCATCACTATTTCCGCGATTTCAGCTATTGCGATTCGGGCATGCTGGCCTGGCTGGACGTCGTCTCGGAGCTTTCAGCTTCCGGCGCGCGGCTGGCCGATGTTCTGGAAGAGCGCATTGCCGCCTATCCCTGCTCGGGCGAGCTGAACTTTACCGTGGACGACGCCAAGGCCGTGCAGGAACGTGTCGCGGAGCATTTCCAGTCCGCCAATCCGGAAGTGGAGAGCATTGACGGTCTCGGCATGGTCTTCGACGACTGGCGCTTCAATCTGCGTGCCTCCAACACCGAACCTCTCCTGCGCCTGAATGTCGAGACGCGCGGCGACAAGGCGCTTCTAGAAAAGAAGGTCGAAGAGTTGCGCGGCCTGATTCAGGCCTGA
- a CDS encoding sugar transferase, with protein sequence MNDNTRSSVDPQATRGFYPRLGKRLLDLCLTIPCGLVALPVIGIAAIAIRRNSHGPAIFAQERVGLNGRVFRCYKLRSMYVDAPSVPTHEAAQATITPVGRFLRRTKIDELPQLWNVLLGDMSLVGPRPCLPSQHELIAARQSRRVLEIRPGITGLAQVQGIDMSRPQILAEADLRYMRSMSALLDLRLLVQTVMGGS encoded by the coding sequence ATGAACGACAACACGCGCAGCAGCGTGGACCCTCAGGCCACCAGAGGGTTCTACCCACGGCTTGGCAAGCGGCTTCTAGACCTTTGCCTGACTATTCCCTGCGGTCTGGTGGCGCTGCCCGTAATCGGGATTGCAGCAATCGCCATCCGAAGGAATTCACACGGCCCGGCGATCTTCGCGCAGGAGCGCGTGGGACTGAATGGCCGCGTCTTTCGCTGTTACAAGCTGCGCAGCATGTATGTGGACGCACCTTCCGTGCCGACGCATGAGGCGGCACAGGCCACGATCACGCCTGTCGGGCGGTTCCTGCGCCGCACCAAGATCGACGAGCTGCCGCAGCTTTGGAATGTCCTGCTCGGCGACATGAGCCTCGTCGGTCCGCGCCCCTGCCTGCCAAGTCAGCACGAACTGATCGCGGCGCGCCAAAGCCGCCGGGTGCTGGAGATTCGCCCCGGCATTACGGGGCTTGCGCAGGTGCAGGGGATCGACATGTCCCGACCGCAAATCCTGGCCGAGGCCGACCTGCGCTATATGCGCAGCATGTCGGCCCTGCTTGATCTCAGGCTGTTGGTTCAAACGGTGATGGGCGGCTCATAG
- a CDS encoding long-chain-fatty-acid--CoA ligase — translation MQGLMQDWPLLCHKILDHAARQHGEREVVTRTVEGAIARTTYGALASRSRKVASKLVQEGFGKGDRVATLGWNTARHLEVWYGAMGMGGVYHTLNPRLFPDQIAWIMNHAEDACLFVDLTFVQLAEKICPQVKTLRRIVIMTDSANMPETTLDAVAYEDWIADGDEAFAWESFEETTAAGMCYTSGTTGDPKGVVYSHRSNVLHAMMAVQPDAMGLSARDVVLPVVPMFHANAWGLAQSAPMVGAKLVMPGPRLDGEGLYEMLDSERVTFTAAVPTVWLMLLQYLEKTGKKLPHLRRVVIGGSACPRSMTQKFQDIYDVEVIHAWGMTEMSPLGSLCSLKPEYEDLEGEARLDIQDKQGHAPFGVEMRIVNDNGEELPWDGKTFGRLQVRGPAVSSSYYGGAGAEQFDEEGWFDTGDVAHIDRYGYLKITDRAKDVIKSGGEWISTIELENLAVGHPEVAEAAVIGVHHPKWDERPLLVVVKKEGCDPTREDLITFLSDKVAKWWLPDDVVFVDELPHTATGKIQKTTLRRQMEGYTLPQAV, via the coding sequence GTCACGCAAGGTTGCTTCGAAGCTGGTGCAGGAGGGTTTCGGCAAGGGAGACCGCGTGGCAACGCTTGGCTGGAACACTGCCCGTCATCTTGAGGTCTGGTACGGCGCGATGGGCATGGGCGGCGTCTATCACACGCTCAATCCGCGCCTTTTCCCCGACCAGATCGCCTGGATCATGAACCACGCGGAAGATGCCTGCCTGTTTGTCGATCTGACCTTCGTGCAGCTTGCCGAGAAGATCTGCCCGCAGGTCAAGACGCTCAGGCGCATCGTCATCATGACCGACAGCGCGAACATGCCGGAGACCACACTCGATGCAGTCGCCTATGAGGATTGGATTGCAGACGGCGATGAGGCCTTTGCCTGGGAAAGCTTCGAGGAAACGACGGCGGCGGGCATGTGCTACACCTCCGGCACCACCGGGGACCCCAAGGGCGTCGTCTACAGCCACCGTTCCAATGTGCTTCATGCCATGATGGCGGTTCAGCCCGATGCGATGGGGCTTTCGGCGCGCGATGTGGTTCTTCCTGTCGTGCCCATGTTCCACGCCAATGCCTGGGGCCTTGCCCAAAGCGCGCCCATGGTCGGCGCCAAGCTGGTCATGCCGGGGCCAAGGCTGGATGGCGAGGGGCTCTACGAGATGCTCGACAGCGAGCGCGTGACCTTTACCGCAGCCGTGCCGACGGTCTGGCTCATGCTGCTGCAATATCTGGAAAAGACCGGCAAGAAACTGCCCCATCTCAGGCGCGTCGTGATTGGCGGCTCGGCCTGCCCGCGCTCCATGACGCAGAAATTCCAGGACATCTATGATGTCGAAGTCATACATGCCTGGGGCATGACGGAAATGTCGCCGCTGGGCTCCCTTTGCTCGCTGAAGCCCGAATACGAGGATCTGGAAGGCGAGGCGCGGCTGGACATTCAGGACAAGCAGGGCCATGCGCCATTTGGCGTGGAAATGCGTATCGTCAACGACAATGGCGAGGAACTGCCCTGGGACGGCAAGACCTTCGGGCGCCTGCAGGTGCGCGGGCCTGCCGTTTCCAGCAGCTACTATGGTGGCGCCGGTGCAGAGCAGTTCGATGAAGAAGGCTGGTTCGACACAGGTGACGTCGCGCATATTGACCGGTATGGCTATCTCAAGATCACGGACCGCGCGAAGGATGTCATCAAGTCGGGCGGTGAATGGATTTCGACGATCGAGCTGGAAAACCTCGCTGTTGGCCATCCGGAAGTCGCGGAAGCCGCCGTCATCGGCGTGCATCACCCGAAATGGGACGAGCGACCACTATTGGTGGTGGTGAAGAAGGAAGGCTGTGATCCCACCAGAGAAGACCTCATCACCTTCCTGTCCGACAAGGTCGCCAAATGGTGGTTGCCCGACGACGTCGTGTTCGTCGACGAGCTGCCGCATACCGCCACCGGCAAGATCCAGAAGACGACATTGCGACGTCAGATGGAAGGTTACACGCTGCCACAAGCGGTCTGA
- the galE gene encoding UDP-glucose 4-epimerase GalE, protein MAVLVTGGAGYIGSHMAWELIDRDEEVVVVDRLSTGFDWAVPEAARLVVQDIGDRKVMEEIIRRHRVEAIIHFAGSVIVPESLGDPLGYYHNNTMKTHSLLQAAVNCGVRHFVFSSTAAVYGIPDRAPVREEAALRPETPYGASKMMIERMLQDTAAAHDLSFTALRYFNVSGADPRLRTGQSTKGATHLIKVACEAATGKRPLIEVFGTDYPSRDGTCIRDFIHVSDLVSAHYLALQRLRAGGESLIANAGYGRGHTVFEVIETVKRLSGRDFQVKHAPRRTGDVMAVVASSDKCRQELGWEPRYDDLDTIITHALQWEEVLARRNRL, encoded by the coding sequence TTGGCGGTCTTGGTAACGGGCGGTGCCGGCTATATCGGCAGCCATATGGCATGGGAACTGATCGACAGGGACGAGGAAGTCGTCGTTGTCGACCGTCTTTCCACCGGCTTCGACTGGGCCGTGCCGGAGGCCGCTCGTCTTGTCGTTCAGGACATCGGCGACCGCAAGGTGATGGAAGAGATCATCCGCCGTCACCGCGTCGAGGCGATCATCCATTTCGCCGGCTCGGTGATCGTTCCCGAATCGCTTGGCGATCCCCTGGGCTACTACCACAACAACACCATGAAGACGCACAGCCTGCTTCAGGCTGCCGTCAATTGCGGTGTTCGCCACTTCGTCTTTTCCTCCACCGCAGCCGTCTATGGCATTCCCGACCGCGCGCCGGTGCGCGAGGAAGCGGCCCTTCGCCCCGAAACGCCCTATGGCGCTTCGAAAATGATGATCGAGCGCATGCTGCAGGATACCGCTGCAGCGCATGATCTCAGTTTTACGGCCCTGCGCTATTTCAACGTGTCGGGTGCCGATCCGCGCCTTCGCACCGGGCAATCGACCAAGGGCGCGACCCATCTCATAAAGGTCGCCTGCGAGGCGGCCACCGGCAAGAGACCTCTGATCGAAGTCTTCGGCACGGACTATCCCTCCCGTGACGGAACCTGCATCCGTGACTTCATCCATGTAAGCGATCTGGTCAGCGCCCACTATCTCGCGCTGCAACGATTGCGCGCCGGTGGCGAGAGTCTGATCGCCAATGCCGGCTATGGACGGGGGCACACGGTCTTCGAGGTGATCGAGACCGTCAAGCGGCTGTCTGGACGCGACTTCCAGGTCAAGCACGCTCCGCGTCGTACAGGCGATGTCATGGCCGTGGTGGCAAGCTCAGACAAGTGCCGCCAGGAGTTGGGCTGGGAGCCGCGTTATGACGATCTCGACACGATCATCACCCATGCGCTGCAATGGGAAGAGGTACTGGCCCGCCGCAACCGGCTATGA
- a CDS encoding DUF2793 domain-containing protein gives MDDTALLKLPFIMPSQAQKHVTHNEALLRLDALVQLSVKSRALSEPPSAVAEGARYIVAAGASGLWEGRAGQVAAFQDGIWVFYEPQPGWQAVIEDEASVAIWLDGMWQITSGGNGEQVARLGIGTAPDDTNRFSAKLNNALFAAAESGEGESGDLRLVMNKEGAGNVLSLIFQSGWSARAEFGLAGSDDLIFKTSADGVSFRDALVLRAADAVVDQPNLPRFKAFTNYDNYAALDSWTTIGINNADYNDQSVFDAGTGLFTAPADGTYFLGANLLFKVNASLDARMRARFLLNDVAPVRGSTQSLTGAHVSEQTTLRIEAFASLSTGDTVALQGGFTGADGYFAADETCFWGMKIG, from the coding sequence ATGGACGATACCGCTCTTCTGAAACTGCCTTTCATCATGCCGTCACAGGCCCAGAAACATGTGACGCATAACGAGGCGTTGTTGCGGCTTGATGCGCTGGTGCAGCTTTCGGTGAAAAGCCGGGCGCTGAGCGAACCGCCAAGTGCAGTGGCGGAAGGCGCGCGGTATATTGTTGCTGCGGGCGCAAGCGGGCTTTGGGAAGGGCGCGCGGGGCAGGTGGCCGCATTCCAGGACGGCATCTGGGTTTTCTACGAGCCGCAGCCGGGCTGGCAGGCGGTCATCGAGGATGAAGCCTCCGTTGCCATCTGGCTTGATGGCATGTGGCAGATAACTTCCGGCGGCAATGGAGAACAGGTGGCCCGGCTTGGCATCGGCACGGCTCCCGATGACACCAACCGCTTCTCCGCCAAGCTGAACAATGCACTTTTCGCGGCGGCAGAAAGCGGGGAGGGGGAAAGCGGCGATTTGCGCCTCGTCATGAACAAGGAGGGTGCGGGGAATGTTTTGTCGCTGATCTTCCAATCCGGCTGGTCCGCGCGTGCCGAATTTGGTTTGGCCGGCAGTGACGACCTGATCTTCAAGACCAGCGCGGATGGTGTGAGCTTTCGCGATGCGCTCGTATTGCGCGCTGCGGATGCGGTGGTCGATCAGCCCAATCTTCCCCGCTTCAAGGCCTTCACCAATTACGACAATTACGCCGCCCTCGACAGCTGGACGACCATCGGCATCAACAATGCCGACTACAATGATCAATCGGTTTTCGATGCCGGTACAGGCCTGTTCACCGCGCCTGCCGATGGCACCTATTTTCTGGGCGCCAATCTGCTTTTCAAGGTGAATGCGTCGCTGGATGCACGCATGCGCGCGCGCTTTCTCCTCAATGATGTCGCACCGGTCCGGGGATCGACGCAGAGCCTGACCGGTGCCCATGTCTCGGAACAGACCACACTCCGGATCGAGGCATTCGCCTCACTGTCGACCGGAGACACGGTGGCGCTGCAGGGCGGCTTCACGGGTGCCGACGGCTATTTCGCCGCGGATGAAACCTGTTTCTGGGGCATGAAGATCGGCTGA
- a CDS encoding biotin transporter BioY, producing MSEAIASRPLVSLALPESGAARLAAQAGLALTGSLLLALSAKTKVVLGPVDMSMQSLVIMLIAAGFGFRLGVATLLLYIAEGAMGLPVFQGTPEKGIGLAYMVGPTGGYLLGFVAMAAIVGAAADRGFDRNPLKMGAATVAASAVVLALGFAWLAVLIGADKAWQFGVAPFILPDLVKAALAACVTSAGWAALRGFGLGGR from the coding sequence ATGTCTGAGGCGATTGCATCACGCCCGCTCGTTTCCCTCGCTCTGCCCGAATCCGGGGCTGCACGTCTGGCCGCTCAGGCCGGTCTCGCGCTCACCGGTTCGCTGCTTCTGGCACTGTCGGCAAAGACCAAGGTCGTGCTCGGCCCTGTCGACATGTCGATGCAGAGCCTTGTCATCATGCTGATCGCGGCAGGTTTCGGCTTCCGTCTCGGCGTTGCAACGCTGCTTCTCTACATCGCCGAAGGCGCAATGGGCCTCCCGGTCTTCCAGGGCACGCCTGAAAAGGGCATCGGCCTTGCATACATGGTTGGCCCGACGGGCGGATACCTGCTTGGCTTTGTCGCCATGGCCGCCATTGTCGGTGCTGCCGCTGACCGCGGCTTCGACCGCAACCCGCTCAAGATGGGTGCCGCTACTGTTGCCGCAAGCGCGGTTGTTCTGGCGCTGGGCTTTGCCTGGCTTGCTGTCCTTATCGGTGCCGACAAGGCCTGGCAGTTCGGCGTTGCACCCTTCATCCTGCCGGATCTCGTCAAGGCTGCACTCGCCGCCTGCGTGACCTCTGCCGGCTGGGCAGCACTGCGTGGCTTCGGTCTCGGCGGTCGCTGA